aaattaaaacattatggTATTGATTCAGGAAGAGACAAATGGTTTGTAATAGAATAGAgttcagaaatagacccatgTATGGATAATTGTGCAATAATCAATAGTGGCAATAAAATAACTCTGAGGAGAGGATAGTCATATACTGAATTTTTCTTAGTAAATCGAGCaagaaaaattaagtcaaatattttataccatttgcaaaaaaacaaacccacttGGATTAAAAATGTAAAGGTAAAAGTCAAAGCCTcaaacacattttaagaaaaataggaatCCATATTTATAACTTTGAGACAGAAGATGCTTTTAACAACAACATATAAAACAcaaaagtcataaagaaaaatctcataaTTTTGACTACaccagaatttaaaactttaaataagtcagtcagagagagacaaatgccatatgacttcactcaaatgtggaatttaacaaacaaaacaaacaaacaaggggaaaaaagagaatatatatatagagagagaagccaagaaatagactcttaaccatagagaacaaactgatggttaccagaggggtggggggatagtgaaatagatgatgggaattaaggagtacacttgttatgatgagcataGAGTGATTAAAATTAaagcttaaaagtaaaataaaataaagaattaattaaaacagttttttaaaagtaaatatttttgcattccttttcacttaacatatcataaactttttatattatttgtacattttatattatttataaatattaatgattgCACAACTctaaaaagatgtgaaaattagGAAACAAAGCTGCAGACTGGGGAAATGTATTCTCAACCTATATAACAGAGAAGGGATTAATATGCAGAATAGATAaactacagatgagaaaagcatatttttcagtctttataATGGGACAAAGATTATTTCCCACAGCAGATACAGAGCTCATACAAGTCAATTTAAAAGTTACAGAAATTAGAAAGTCACTTTATGGTATGTTATATTTGTGGGGTATTTGATATTATCACACACTATTGGTAGGAGTATGAATTGGCACAGTCCTTTTAGAGAATAATTCATAAGTACCACTGGAAGTTGAAATATAACCACCCTACCACCTAGCAGTTGTACGGTTTAATACCTTCCCTAAAGAAATACCTATCTGTGTGAGGATGAAGGCATATACGACATCCTTTGTAGCATTGTCTGTGACTTTGAAAATTGCAGTCTAAATCcccatcaacaacaaaaaaagattatgtaAAGTCATACAATGCAGTTCCTGAACAGAAtaagatatattaatatttagACAATGTGAAAGGATCTCCAAGGTGTGATTATAAGGGAAAAATGCAAGCTATAGACCAGTACTCACAGTATAGTACCATTTATTTTACAAACTAGTTACCCAAACTAAATATTCTTCATGTACACACATGTGTAAcagatatacagaaaaataaactaatgatGGCAAGTGAAACTATTACTTTATCTGAATTTTTTGAATGTGTatgagatgtatttatttaaaatttctataattaGGATATTTACTTTTAAGGAGATTACAATGATTATAAGTATAGAAATTTGAAAATGGTATATTAATGTGGAGCTGTCAGGGACATCTTGAAAATtccactaaatgaaataaaactatttctacCCAAAAGTCATTTCTATTATAACAATAATTAGAATGCttcttattattaataatatttagaGGGTATTTCAActgcttattttccatttaagttttatttttacaatatttctcACACTATGAAATTTTCTGTGGAAGTCTGTACTGGCTCATTACTTTTACCAGTAAAGTTAAGATCTGCACACACTATATAAGATggtatatacttttatatatttttcaagggtttgtttttttgctgttgttgttgttgttgttgttctgatgTCCAATAAAATTTTCAGACAATTTCCTTAAATAGTAtagtgaggatcaaatgaaatctCAGGAATATAATCCCTAATTACTCCTATTAGCCCCTTTCTCACCCTAGAACATGAACACCTCTATAATTGTTCCCAGTACTTATTCACTGTACCTGGGATAAGATACATAATCAATAATTTGGGAAGGATGAATGAATggttggatggatgaatagatggatggataaatgctTTAGTATTTGGATGCTTTTGAAACACAGTATGGAGATAAATGTATCTGACCTTAGTCTTCCATTCTAAACCTTTCCTTAAATCCTTTACAAGCACTATAAGGACATTCACTTCCAATGAAATCGTTTTACCACTTCACTAGAAGACGTTAGGGACCAGAATGCAGAGATGCTTGAGGAGGATACATTCTACATTCTTCATTATGTTATATGATGTATTGTGATTCCCCCAACCAATGGAAACTGTAGACTTTGTGTGATATTTTGCTATGTGCAAAGTAATCCTGCCATATACGTGTATTACCTGGAAAAACCTTACTTAAAATTGCAAACCACTTCTTTATATAGTCTTCATCTCCcaaccttgctttatttttctcccaaaataCATATCATCTTTTGGCATATTATATAATCTCTTTGcatgttttgtttattgtctatctcttctctgtctccttacCCCCAACCACCCACACCCATTTACACTAAATACAAGCTCTTTGGAGGAAaggaattttgtttcattttatttcactgcTGAAACTTCACTGTTTAAAATAGAGCCTGGTacataataaaatttcaataaaattttgttgaataGATGGATGATTGTAATATTCACAATATTTTTACATTGTTTGAATGGATGAAATTTGAGGATGAGAAAGTTTGgcttttttggatattaacaggATACctccaattttcccagttttattgatGTTATTGCTTTGGCAAGTAAATTCAGTGGCATAACAATACTGGCAATAATTCTTCAAGTCCTACACAGACACAGTTCTCCCAGGTTCCAGAGTGAACAGCTCTTTAGCATAGGTCAGGCTGTTTCACTTCACTTGACCTTTGTCTCCATCGCTTTGGGGTCATCACAGGTTGAAATTGAAGGTAGAGGTGGGGAACGACATTGTATACAGTGAATAGAGCCACCACTTTTCATCAGAGTTTTCAAAATCATGgtaaatttatttacaaagagaATTTATGCGACTTGACATATAGTCAATGCTACACCAAACATGTCCTGCCCCAACTTGTTTTATGAAATGCTTTTGCAACAGCGCAGTATAACCAGAACTATTTATTGGCATTATTCCATGGTAAAATTGATTCTCATTCTCTGAGTATGTGATACCATTGTAGAAAAGAAATCTGGACTCTCTCTCAGTTTGAGCAGTTCAGCAACAATGTGAAGGAACTAAAGTGAGAAGGAGGCTAGTTCTTATCTTTCTTATCTTCTCTTGCCCTCGTTCTGTCTCTGCTCCCTCCACACCACCAGTTTGCAGCCCCCACCACTCCCAACCCAGTCTTGCTTCCATTACATCACTTTCACTGTTGGAGGTGGATAGAAAACATGTTCAAAAAAAGGagactccttttaaaaattatcttttggggcatctggtggctcagtcagctaagcatctgactcttgattttggctcaggtcatgatctcagggttgtgagatggagcccactctgggggtgtggaacctgcttaagatcctctctccctctctttttgcccctcccctcatccctctcttaaacaaacaaacaaaaaaactcttgtTACTAAACACCTCTGTGAGTTATCATTGTCCTCTGTGTGGTAGATGTCCTAGTACTACCCACCCCCTTCCACCGAGGGCACATGTGGCTTCTTCAGGAGAATGTATAGTAGTCTCCACAGTGCAGTTTGCTGATATAAAAGATAGTTGCCAGCTTAACCTCCTCCTCCAGTTCCTTCTCTTCACCTCTTGCCATTTGGATCTCTACCTCAGCAGATATCTCTGCCATACTCAGAAGATAACTACAGCCCAGCTTCTTTCCACAGAGTCTACTTCACCCCCCATCCCTGTCACACCAATTTTGAAAATGCTCTCTAccatctcttccctcctcctctctccctgttcTACTAGATACAGGGGCCAGAACAACAAACATATGCCTCCACAGAGAGCCATCTAGGACTTGAGCTAGCTGCCTCCCTTGTTTATGGAAGAGACAGTGTAGTAGTGACTAAAGATTAAGTACTTGTACCAGAATGTTTGAGTTCAAATCCCGGTGCCTCTATTCATTGTTCCTATGACATCCGgcaagttttaaatttctttgtacCTCAGACACCTCACCTACAAAACGAAGACAAAATAGTTCCTACCACATAGCTTTATTATGaagattgaataaattaatatatgtcaTACTCTTCCAATAGTACTTGATTAAAAGAACAATTTAGTATGTGTTGTCTATTCATCAGCCCGAATTTTTATTAGTTGTTGCTTTAAAACCCCTTTTTTGGATCATGGGGCTATGACTCTCACCCCACTCCCACTCTTGCCAAAGAGACTTGGAAAAGGCTCAGCACTCTCTTTTTAGGCAGAGGACCACTTTGACTCTCTTGTTCAATTTTGAACAtcatcctctctctcccctggACTGCTCCTTAACCTGACTCCTCACCTCCCTAAAGTCCGTTCCCCCTCCTACAACCATGATGATTTCCTTAAAGCAGAGGTCATaaagctttttcctttaaaagttcaGATAGTAAGTGTTTTAGGTTTTGTAGGACAAGAGGTAAAATCACAGATATTATGTAAGCACTCAtagcaagagaaaagacaaattttcataaaatttttactGACAGTATTCAAACTATAATGATAATTGAACACAGCTTTCTTACAATACAGGTATACTAATGAaaagaaagtaattatttttagagAATAATGTTTCCTTCATTGGGATTCAAGGTAGTGTTCTCTATCATCAGAACCGATGGCAAATGTTCATTCGTCAAGGCTGATCTGAAATAGAATTTAAcatttcatctttgaaaatgtcttttcacaaaaattaatactGAAATGACTACCCAATGAATTTACATATATTGAAGCTTAAAGGTTACTTAAAGGACACAtggatttttctacttttaacatCCGGTCATGTATACCATATGGACAGACCACAGAAACCTTACAGTAAAAGAGACAGTTTCTGTACCTCTCAATGCTTCAGGATACACTCTACGACAGTTCCCACAGAGAGAATGAGTACCATACCTCCTCCCCACTCGAGATACAGTATAATGCCAAAGAAGCATTAGATGTTTCTAGGAATTGTTACCACACATTTTATAAGAATTGAACCATTTAAGATTTGGAGTAACATATCAGATACGGtgtaagaaaattaaagcaaacaaGATACACATCTGTTAGTACAAAAACTCAGCAATGCTTTCTTCAAAGTATTTTCAGTTAAGTGTCATAGACAGATATTAGAACCAAAAGGGGTTGCAGAAACTATCAAAATGTCAAAagcaaaatcaatttattttagaaatctcCTTTTGAAGCTGAAAAGTTGGGGCAAACAACATAAGAAAATTTCTTAAGCAAAATATATTAGGAATATTTTGCAACATGAAAGGAAACATGTTAAGGTATATTAGTAATGTATCTTTTATAACCTAAATTTTATAATAGTATAAGCATTATATATACCAAGTTGTTTAATAGAGCAGAGCTTAATTAGGAAACAATCTTCAGTTTCATATATCACTTATCTAAAAGTGAAAAACTTTAATCAGATTGTAGTTAAAGAAACTTCAAAAGCCGATGTAGGAAGTAAGCGTATATACACAAAGAAATGCACTAAAGGCATAAAAAAGTAAGAACTGATCTAAAAGGGGAATTGTTTCCCAATATCTCAATATTATGCCagagtttaaaggaaaaaaagatacttgCAATAAATAAACAATGCTTGCCAAAAATTTAATGTgtcccaataaaaattttttataagagtactcataatttttttaaacataggttgctgcaagtaaaaaaaaaaaaaagtttcttctatCTGAAACATTAGAATCTGTCCTTGAAAGATAATTGTATGAGAACACAGAGTTTTATGCTCATGAGCTAAATATGTGGTATTTTGCTATAATTATGATAAAATCATTGaagccagagagaaaagcataaaatacctgaGATGTTCTTAGCAATGTGACAATTCGCTTCAGAATGATTATGTCACTCACAGAGatacaaaataaaagtcattttgatGAGGTCCTTATTGCAATAATAATGCAGCAGTAGCACTGCAATGTCCCTAATCTAAAGACATTAAGGTcgtagaaaatataaaatttgcgGCAGAGTAGTGAAGGTGACTACATTTCTGCAGGGCTTTCTATGTTAAGGGCTCTTCCAAAGGTAAAAGTTATTCCAAAGTATTATCTTAGATGCTtatcaaaatattataataaataggATCACAATGGAAGAAGCAGCAGCTGATGAGAATGATGGCTAGAAGTGCTTATCATGGTAGTTCCAGCTGATACAAAGCATACTATATGCCACCACCTACCTGTCTTTGATGGATAGTAGTTGATTTCTTCTAAAATCACCccatgaagtaggtactattacagagaagataaaatggaagtgaagtaacttgctcaaggttacTCAGAGGCGAGCACTGATGCCTGTATTTGATTCCAGACCCCCTACCATACTGCCTTCCCCTGCACTGGCTGTTAAAGCAagtgctgggtggctcaatcggttgagtgtccaactcttgattttggtttaggtcatgatctcagggtcatgagatcgagccctgagtcaccTTGATGGtgactgtggagtctgcttaagattccctctctcgggatccctgggtggcgcagtggtttagtgcctgcctttggcccggggcgcgatcctggaggcccgggatcaaatcccacgtcgggctcccggtgcatggagcctgcttctccctctgcctatgtctctgcctttctctctctctctctctctctctctctctgtgactatcataaataaataaacattaaaaagaaaaagatttatttattaaaaaaaaaaaagattccctctcaccaacacctaactctgggaaacgaacaagggctagtggaaagggaggtgggtaggtgtttggggtgacggggtgactgggtgacaggcacagaTTAGatacttggtgggatgagcattgggtgttatgctatatgttagcaaattgaactccaaaaaaaaaggGGAATCTTTTTTTGACTTGCTTTGTCACTTGTCTTGGGTTGAGTTCCCTGAAGTAAAGAACtgtatgaaaataatttcctggGGAAAagattccctctctttctccctctgccccaccccctctcttccctttctaagaaaaaagaagaagacagaaaagcaaCAGCTATATGCTGTATATGCCAAAACGTAATGAAAGCCCCTGGACAACAATCCATCTTAAAATTCATCAATTTTCACGGATGATATATGAGAAGAtcataataatgttaataataccTAACACTTGTATTGTGCTTAGCATACATCAGAGGCTATTCTAAtcactattaaaatatatagttatttCATATATGAGGAAATTGTAGCAGGTACCTATCAGCTCAAAGATCCCTTCCTCAGGGAAGACCCTTCCTAAGTCTAGTgtacacatacgcacacacacactcagtgtTTTAATGTGCCGTCCTGTCACaattgtaattttataattatgatgTAATTATCTGACTAATATCCTTCTCTTCTACTAGACTGTAAGTGGTAGGAGGGTCAGAACTCTGACTTGCTTTGTTACTTGTCTTGGGTTGAGTTCCCTGAAGTAAAGAACtgtatgaaaataatttcctggGGAAATGATTCCCAGAAGCACCAAAGGGGAGTGAGAAAGCAAGACAGGGAAAGGAACAAAGCCAAGAGAAGGTACATTACTGAAGAGTTTGCCATTGTGAGAATTGAAGATCACTCTTTGAGGGTCCCCTGGGTGTTCTACAGAACACCCCTCAGCGTTGTTCTACCTGAGAGATGAGAAAACTATGAAGTTTCTCTACCAACTCCATCCATCACTGGTTGAGGACCACTCCCAGGGATGTTAACTTCCAGTCATTTCCAGCATACCCCACACAAGCCAAGCACATTCCTACAACCAGCGAAAGTACTCAGGCAGATTGCTGACAGATGTCTGCAGCCATCAATGTGTATAGAGCTAGTGCCAGGGAAACATAAATGTCAACTGACATCTTCTGCTCCCGCCCAGCACTTAAAACACTCATGATCCAAACTAAATGTACTCAAACCTCGGTCCTAccacagacatttaaaaaagatagCTGTCacaatttattttggaaaaaaaaaagacaataggaaGATTGGTTGTATGTACTACAATCCCTGTTGCACTGATATATTTGTTGAGGCTGTAATTTATACTGATTACCTCTCTCCACCTGTTCTAGGTTATGATCAGACTCAGACAGCACTTCTAGTCTAGATCTGCTGCCCCCGTGGGGTAATTCCAACCTGCTTCACAATTAAAGTGTCTGAACTCCTACATATAAACTCCTTGTCAGGGCTGTGGTGGTGGAGTAGCCCATTTGCTGTTTTCACCAGGCCTAGAAGTACCAAGGGACATCATAGTGACTCCCATTATCTGCCATTGGAGTACCCAATTTATTTGCTTGATACTTTCTGGTAAGGGCGGGGTTTAGGGTCCCCAGGCCATAGCTTGGATTTTAGGGGACCCTTTATTATGCCCCCTGGTTAGAAGTATCACCCTCAGTGTCCTGAGAACCAGAACCTCTAATCACTCAGAGCAGACAGGAAGCACAAATTCTGCAAGTGAGACTATAAATGATGAGGAGAGGGACCACTCCTCATTCTACAGGGCCGCCACAGCTCAGCAAACCTTCCCACACCCGGTACAGAGGCAGGACCAGCATCGCAGCGGTGATGATCATAGAAATGGGATGTCATTGGCAGTAATAATAGAAAAGTAATGGTTGCATTAAAGAAATGCTGACAGATGCCACAGAGGGAACGAGCATGAACTAGAATGGTAAGTATTGGATGTACTCATGTCTGCATTTTTCATTGATTCTGAACTCATTTTCCATAGAATACTTTCTGTGAAGTAACTTTAGCATTTCGGATTCCTACAGAAGAGATATACAGGTCTTAGGAGTGATCTGtaacatattttttaagcttttatttgtcACATTTTAATTGAGTTCTGTTGACAGAAATAGTAGATAATGGACAGTGCTAGCATTAAAGAagtgacaacaacaacaataataatagcaaccTCTGTTTCTTAACTGCTTATTATATGCCAGTCTCCCTGCTGTGTTTTTTATATGCCTCTAAACTGCATGTCTCAGGCTTCAGTGGTTAGTGAAACAAACAGGGCCACATTTAAGGAAATGCCAAACCATGATGCTAAAAGAACTCTAGAGATTTTTCCAAGTGGTCTTTCCACAATTATCACCAGGACCTCGCAGTGACTCTTCCACGAGTAGTCCGAATGAGAGCCACCGTGGAATGCTAAGCCCAgtcattttaaatagttttcccTTGCAACCTCTTAATGATACATCCCAGCCACCTCTCCCCAGTTTTATACCACTCTTGGAGTCTCTAAGGAGGGTAGGCAAGTCAAGTGATGCTTATGGCTCTGCACTCACTGCTGCCTTTGTCAGTCTGTGCACCATTGCCTGCAGCCACATCTGCAGCCATAAGTTGATACTTGCTTACTAGTGAATCCACTGCACCCTTGTTCCACACCAAATATCCACATATTCCTGGTGCCTGCCCTACATCTCTCCCTGGAACCAAGGTGGAGCTTGCTCAGTACACATGCAGGGCATCTGACCTAAACCCTAAGATGTCAGCCTCATTCATGGGGACTTTTGCTAAAAGACCCTGTTATGATGGTCTGCTACTTCATCACAAGACTTTTATCTCCCTTCCCTCATGTAAATCATTTGAGTCTACATATGCCCAACTAAATTGTAGCTAACAGGCAAGTTTTAAACTCTTTCTCAGCAGCCTGAGGGGTCCTATGCAAAGGATAGGATATAACCAAGCCTTGGACATTTTCAGACCAGTAAATTAGACTACATAGAATGCAAACATCTAACTGAGGTGAAGTGAGGTGATGAAGTAGTGTTGCCTACGCACATAAAATCCTATGCAAGTCTTAGCTTCATATCCTGCTACacacatattttctcatttaatcttcaaacaaCACCCTAGGATAACTGGTCTCATCTTTGTTCAGGAATAAGGAAGCCAAGACACCTTAAGTTGTCTAAAACAACATACTTAGCAGTGGTAGAAGGTGGATTTGCAGTTCAGAGGAGGGGAAATAAAGTTTCCATCTATGTAGTGTCAGTATCACCAAAATCACTAACTAGGAAAGTATTCAAAGCAAGAATTGGCTCAGACTTTCAGCAATTTGTGGATACAGTATAGCTCCACCTTCTTCGGCACCAACCTAATGTCCTTAAAGACACCTTACTACATCTTAATGTATTCTTTCTTTAGCATATAACCTTAGGCATCtagaatatacataaatatactcAAAACTCTTACTTTTCCCATGGGCCAAAAGATGATAATCTTTTATTCATGCTGAAGACTCTGTGCACATTTATAACACTCATGCTAGAAGTTGTTTGGGGGAAAGCCCAGATAAAATTAAGTCATCTTTCAAATTTGAAATTAATTCCAATTTCAGCCTTTCAAGACATATGTCCAACAAAAGACCCAAACGCTTTCATCATCTGCATCTTTAAATAGTATTTGAAGTACCGCATGCCAAGGCAACAAAATCTTTGAGTTTAAGATTCTAATCTAGAACTTTTTATATCAGTAGGTCCTTGTAGTGGCATAAACATTAGACTATTGTTGAAGTTCAGAGGCCCATTAACTCTTACAGCCAGAGCTTTCCCATGCGAAAGATGGAAAGAATATCATATGATTGTTGCCTACTTCAAAGACCCACGTGCAAACACCAATAAAGCTGTTCTGATTCCCTCAGGGACACAAAAATATCCCATCCTTTTTGTACTTGGAATCTTCAGGGAAGCAAACAAAATTCTCTTTGATGGaccatttgtttattctttccttaAAGGAAGCTTTCTTTCACAGAATCAAAGCTAACCTATAAATACAATCTTCTGGTCCCTTTCTGTATGAGGCTTGAAATAGGGGAGATCATTTTCCTTGGCATGGGTAGGATCTGAGCTCAAAGAAAGAGACctgtgttcactttttaaaatcaaattatgtTTCAGTCTGTTCTTGAGCTGTCCTTTTGCTATCTTACATTTGGTAAGGATAAATTCAACATTCAGTTTCTGTTCATGGCAAAATAGTGCTTCATTTCCATAGTTTTTATTTGAGCTTTACTTTCTGCACAAACAAGTATGTGGTTTAATATTCATCTACCTGTTGCCTTTACTAATTCCAATCCACTATCTCCTTCCCTGTTTCTCTTGTCCTGGTCATTGTTCGTCTCTGCCAGATTGTGAGTAAGGAGTGTTGGGCCTTAAAACTATGCTCACTAATAATAACCCTGTTCAGAGCTGGGTCTGGGCCTTGGGAGCAATGCTTTACCTTAGCACAGATTCCCCTTATTTTAGTATTTCTCTATACATTTTAAGCATCATGctccttttcttttcaataattgATTGTATTCATGATTTCTGCCACTGGATTGAAATGGATCTTTTTAGGCAAGGAATGGTAGATTTTGAAAGACTTCAAATTCcctaaataaatttctaattggCATGAACTGCCATTCACCTTCACTTGGTAAGCAAATATGTCACTCTCTACTGTGACTCAAAGAAAATGAGAGGTATTAAAACAAAGCAAGCCttttaaatgtcactgaattggCATAAAGTTCAGCAACATTTAAAGTTGGCATCCCAAATGAAATTTAGTGGAAGCTACTGTTGGTACCGCACAGAACACTAGCCTTGACTCTTCTCCTCTCCGAGTATGAGACCTGGCATGGTTAACCACGGGCCACCTGGCATCAGACAAAGCCAAAAGTAAAGGGAGGAGTGCTAATTATAGACTGTAAATTGTCTGCTCTTTTTGTGACTGAATTTTCTTCAGGATGATGACCCTGGAGCCATAAAATCTTGGCACCATACTTTTGCAATAAAAagtgttttgcttttctcttataTAGTGAAGTAGTTTATGATCTTAAAATAGATTTGGTGAAAAGGTAACagctttctattattttttctcattcattacaACAAGGTCACAGGAAAATACTGAGACAAACCTGCATCAGTGTTTTTACTAATTTGGTTTTGCCTTACATTATATAGAAGAggactttcaaatatataaattgctATTtcctaaatctttctttttcttagtgaTTAATTGAGATTGTTAAATGTAAGCATATGGCTCAACCTTGCCAAAGGTATGCTTGGGCCAAAACCTACTTATTCTTTCTGGGCTTCTCTTATTCTTTCA
This genomic window from Canis aureus isolate CA01 chromosome 8, VMU_Caureus_v.1.0, whole genome shotgun sequence contains:
- the LOC144318534 gene encoding uncharacterized protein LOC144318534 isoform X5 translates to MSSGISHFSKDSWYLSMDNGEWYLDTKIWMSVPTSWGDFRRNQLLSIKDRSALTNEHLPSVLMIENTTLNPNEGNIIL